In the Theobroma cacao cultivar B97-61/B2 chromosome 1, Criollo_cocoa_genome_V2, whole genome shotgun sequence genome, one interval contains:
- the LOC18612675 gene encoding transcription factor bHLH62, which translates to MENQFFLNAGIPPPARPLHFGPSLSSPMPAWQSLSSAMEIQVTEMNCSPDQSQDCFLNPHWEKSTDYGLQFDSALSSMVSSPAASNSNISNESFMIRELIGKLGSIGNSGEISPHSQPLLASYLNGPNSTNTSGYSTPLNSPPKLSLPMMDSLVKEKLPSLEKSMGLNSSVAEFSADPGFAERAAKFSCFGSKSFNGRTSQFGLNNNNEIAAYRSNPLRADTKLPRVSSSPSLKAMGSQVGGVQGANKNSPLKDRSELANSQEESTVSEQNPNGDPGLKASKDLTSRKRKAVPKAKTKETSASPSANAAKVHDPNEESNEKRCKSTESNGNENGSVKAEEEAKGSNGNAGDEKQNKTNNNNTKPPEPPKDYIHVRARRGQATDSHSLAERVRREKISERMKLLQNLVPGCNKVTGKALMLDEIINYVQSLQRQVEFLSMKLASVNTRLDFNVDSLMSKDIFQSNTTLPHPIFPIDSSSASAFFGHQPQQNPALHSNLSSGTMTQCSVDPLDTAICPNLNTHLPPINQFAQIVPQYPTFCEGDLQTVVQMGYGQNPSQEMAIQSENLQGSNQVSHMKVEL; encoded by the exons ATGGAGAACCAGTTTTTCCTTAATGCAGGAATCCCACCACCCGCACGGCCATTGCACTTTGGACCCTCTTTATCGTCGCCAATGCCAGCTTGGCAGTCCCTATCTTCAGCCATGGAAATTCAGGTGACAGAGATGAATTGTTCCCCTGATCAGTCTCAAGATTGTTTCCTGAATCCCCACTGGGAAAAGTCAACAGATTACGGCCTACAGTTTGACTCAGCCCTGAGTTCAATGGTGTCTTCCCCAGCAGCGTCAAATTCCAATATCTCCAATGAGAGCTTCATGATCAGGGAATTGATAGGCAAATTGGGGAGCATTGGTAACTCTGGTGAGATCTCCCCACATTCACAGCCATTGTTGGCTTCTTACCTCAATGGACCCAACAGTACCAACACCTCCGGTTATAGCACCCCATTGAATTCTCCTCCTAAACTAAGCTTGCCAATGATGGATAGTTTGGTTAAAGAGAAGCTTCCCAGTTTGGAAAAATCAATGGGATTGAATTCCAGTGTGGCAGAATTCTCAGCTGATCCTGGATTTGCAGAGAGGGCAGCTAAATTCTCCTGTTTTGGAAGCAAAAGTTTCAATGGTCGGACGAGTCAGTTCGGACTCAACAACAACAATGAAATTGCGGCTTACAGATCTAATCCATTGAGAGCAGATACCAAGCTACCGCGTGTTTCAAGTAGTCCTTCTCTAAAGGCAATGGGATCTCAAGTTGGTGGTGTTCAAGGGGCCAACAAGAATTCTCCACTGAAGGACCGATCAGAATTAGCCAATTCTCAAGAGGAATCAACCGTTTCCGAACAGAATCCCAATGGTGATCCTGGTTTGAAAGCTTCAAAAGATTTGACttcaaggaaaagaaaggcgGTTCccaaagcaaaaacaaaggAAACTTCTGCATCCCCATCAGCAAATGCTGCAAAG GTGCATGATCCAAACGAAGAATCAAACGAGAAGCGGTGCAAGTCTACAGAAAGCAATGGAAATGAAAATGGCTCTGTTAAAGCAGAGGAAGAAGCAAAAGGAAGCAATGGAAATGCAGGGGATGAGAAACAGAACAagacaaataataataacacaAAGCCTCCTGAACCTCCAAAGGATTATATTCATGTTAGAGCAAGAAGGGGTCAAGCCACTGACAGCCATAGTTTAGCTGAAAGA GTCCGTAGAGAGAAAATCAGTGAGAGAATGAAGCTTCTGCAAAATCTTGTTCCCGGCTGCAACAAG GTCACTGGAAAAGCCCTTATGCTGGATGAAATTATAAACTACGTTCAATCATTGCAGCGACAAGTTGAG TTCCTCTCAATGAAGCTAGCTTCAGTGAATACCAGGCTGGATTTTAACGTGGATAGTTTAATGTCAAAGGAT ATATTTCAATCAAACACTACTTTGCCACATCCAATATTCCCAATAGATTCCTCCTCGGCATCAGCCTTTTTTGGGCACCAGCCCCAGCAAAACCCAGCACTTCATAGCAATCTTTCCAGTGGGACAATGACCCAATGCTCAGTGGACCCATTAGATACTGCAATATGCCCCAACCTTAACACGCATTTACCTCCAATTAACCAATTTGCTCAAATTGTCCCTCAg TACCCAACATTCTGTGAGGGTGACCTGCAAACCGTAGTTCAGATGGGGTATGGCCAGAATCCGAGCCAGGAAATGGCAATACAGTCAGAAAACTTGCAGG GGTCAAATCAAGTATCCCACATGAAAGTTGAGCTCTGA